GCTCTTGTCAGAAACCTGCTGGGCAAAGGATACAAGAATATTATCGGCAAGACGCAGCAGGAGCTTGATCTGACAAACCAGGCGGCAGTAGAACGTTTCTTTGAAGAGTCGAACATCGACTATGTATTTTTGGCGGCCGCCAAGGTCGGAGGGATCGGGGCAAACAACACATTCCCCGCAGATTATATTATGGAAAATGAGCTTATCCAGTGCAACATCATACGCAGTTCTTTTAAGAACGGGGTCAAAAAGCTTATTTTTCTGGGCAGCTCCTGCATCTATCCCAAACTTTGCCCCCAGCCTATTAAGGAGGAGTACCTCCTTACGGGGCCGCTTGAACCGACGAATGAAGCCTACGCGCTGGCTAAAATATCAGGACTCAAAATGTGCCAGTACTATAATCGCCAGTATGGAACCAATTATATCAGCGTGATGCCCACCAACCTGTATGGGCCAAATGACAACTTCGATATCAACAACTCCCACGTCATTCCTGCCATGATCGCCAAAATAGATGCAGCCAAAACGTTAAATCAGCCCAGCGTGACTCTGTGGGGTACGGGCAAGCCGCGACGGGAGTTTCTGTATGTCGACGACATGGCGGACGCCTGCGTGTTCCTGATGGAGCATTACGACGGAACAGAGTACCTGAATGTCGGTACAGGAGAGGATCTGTCCATCCGCGAACTCGCGGAAATGGTGAAAACTGTTGTCGGTTACAATGGCGAGCTGCTGTTTGATGCCGGCAAACCGGATGGAACACCGCGCAAGCTGCTGGATGTGTCCAAATTGGAGAAGCTGGGCTGGAAGGCAAAGACCGGTTTGAAAGAAGGACTTGATACAGCCTACCGCTACTATCTAGACCACGTCAAATGACTTGCTGAAGCGGCAGCCTTTGCTTTCTTAGATCTCGACTATAGGGAAGGTGAATAAATGGATAAATATGCGGTTATCATGGCCGGCGGCGCCGGACTGCGGCTGTGGCCCCTCTCCAGGGAACACAAGCCCAAGCAGTTTATCAGCGTCGAAGGAACGAGCAGCATGCTTAAGCAGACCCTTGAGCGCATTACCGAGCTGATAACGCCGGACAAATGCTATGTCATTACTAATAAAAATTATGCGGAGATAACCCGGGAAGTGCTTAAGGACATCATTCCCCTGCAAAATATTATACTCGAGCCTCTCCGAAAAAATACCGGGGCCTGCATATCGTATGCGGCCTTATTGCTGGAACGCCGATTTCATGACAGCCCGGTCTGTTTCATTCCGGCAGACAGCTATGTCAACAATAAGCATGAGTACCTTAAAGCGATCCACCAAGCGTATAGGGAGAGCTTCAACAGCTCCGCTCTGACCGTTATCGGCGTAAATCCGACATATCCGGCCACCGGCTACGGTTATATCAAAATTGATCCGAGCGAGGATACCGATCCCAGACCCCAGGTATCCCATGTTCAGCAGTTTAAGGAAAAACCCGACACCGCCACTGCCCGCACCTACGTGGAATCCGGGCATTATCTGTGGAACAGCGGTATGGTCGCAGGCAATCTGCAGGCCTTCAAGAGCGGAATTCAGCAGCATATGCCGGAACACTTCAATATCCTGTCAGCAGCGCTGGACCAGATAGATTCCCCCGGCTTCGATTCAGTGATAGAGCAGGCTTTCAGCCAGCTGCCCGATATATCTTTCGATAACGGTGTGCTTGAGAACAGCAGCAGCCTTACGGCCATTAAGGGCTACTTCGACTGGGATGATATCGGCAGTCTGGACGCACTGGGAAAATTGATGGGCCACGACAGCAGCGGTAATTCCGTCAGCGGCAGTTACGTCGGAATGGATACTCAAGATTCGATTATATTCAGCAACGATATACTTGTCACTTCCATTGGTCTCTCGAATATGATGATTATTAAGACGCAAGACGTATTACTGGTCTGTCCCAAGGAGCGGGCTCAGGATGTCAAAGCGTTCGTCCAATTGTTGAAACGTACCGGATACGGGGAGCGGACATAGAGGACCGCTTTATCCCGCCTGACGTAAAGGATACACGGAGGTGATTAGGAAATGAACCGGGTACGTTTTATGCTGATCAGAGGTTACAGTCATAGTATTTGGATGGATATACGCCAGCTGCTGGAGCAGCTTCTTGTCGCAGAACTCAGCGGCAGAATTCCTGTGGTGCATTGGGGCAGCAACAGCTTTTATAACGGAAAGGTATATACTAATGCTATTGATATGTATTTTGAACCGTTGTCTAATTATGTGATCGAAGACCTAATGAAACCAGGCTACAGCTTTTTTCCATCCGTATGGCAGTATGACAACCTGCTGATGCCTGACCCCGGGCAGGTCTCGCTGACCGAGCGGAGCATCGGGGAAATGCTGGAGAGCGATGCTGATGTCGTGGTATGCGACACGTATCCGAACAAATTGTCCGCCCTCTCTTTTATTGGGGAGGATCACCCTTTGTACGGGATGGATACGATGCATGCGTACCGCTTTTTAATGCGCAAATATTTGAAACTCAAACCGGATCTGACAAACAAGATCATGAAGTTTTTTTATACCAATTCCCTGCATGAAGGACCTATTCTAGCTGTTCATGTCCGCGAAAACTTTAGCATTAATGCATTTGAGAAGAACAGTTTAAACGAACGCTATCACGGTAACGTGTATAAGATGAAAAAACAGCCGGAGCAGAATACCAACGATGCAATTAAGCTTCACCAGATTTACCGGATTCATAAAGTGAACAAACTTAAAACGTCAAACAAGGTCTATCATAAGGAAATCCAGTATATGGTTGGCAAATTCAACATTAAAAAGATTTTCCTGCTCACGGACTGCACGGAAATTCTGGATGAATACCGGGAACGATACGGATCGATGCTTGTGTATACGGATGCGCTGCGGCATTCCTCTAATGACGTCGAAATTCCTTATCTGGAAACGCATATGCACCGCCGTCAAAACGGAATAGACGCCATACTGGACGCTTATATTGCCGCGAACTGCAGCTTCTTCATCGGCAATGGCTATTCGAATATGTCTCAGGCAGTCACGTATCTTAAAGACTGGGCCGATACCAATATCAAATTGATGTACTGGGTGCCTGAAAATTCGGGTCTAGCCAATTATGCGGTGACCGACTCCATCGTTTATCCCGACAATAAATTCGTAGGAAAATTCAAGCAGATCGCTTATAGCACGTCCCGTACATGGAAGAGGCTGAAGGATCGTTAATTCATTATAAACCACTGGATTGGAGGTGCTCCGAACGGATGCACCAGCAAAAGTTCTTGCTTATTAAGACGTGGGGGTGGGGCTTTTGGTCGGATATGGACCACCTGACCGGGCAACTGCTTGTAGCCGAGCTGACGAAACGGATACCGGTGGTGTATTGGGGGCCGCACAGCTTATACAGTGAATATATCGATACGAATGCCTTTGAATTGTATTATGAACCTGTCTCCTCATACACCATCGATGACGTGCTGCAGCCTGAACACACCTTTTTCCCGCCGATCTGGAATGCAAGCAACGCGTTGGTAGAGGATCTGGATAAGACGGCGCGGCTTCACCGCGGCATTGGCGAACTAATGGCCAGCAAGGCAGATGTGGCTGTCAGCGACGTCCATTTCTTCTCCAAGCCCCTGCTCAGGTATATTCCGAAGAGTCATTGGGCGTACGGGATGACCGGAGTACAGATCTACCGGCAGCTGATCCGGAAGTATTTGCGATTAAAGCCCGATATTGAAGCGGAAATCAACGAATTTTACAATGCGCATCTGAAGGATCATCACCCGATTCTCGGCGTTCATATCCGGGCCAGTGACAAAGTGCGCGAGGTGGAGAACCTTCAGCAGCTTAACAAGAAGTATGATGGAGAAATCCGAAAAGTATTGAAGGAAGGGAACATCGGCAAGTTATTCCTGATCACTGACTGCGATGATGCGATCGATGACTTCAACAAGCGCTATGGTTCTATAGTCGTATACACCGACTGCGTGAGAGCTCCCCGCAACTCCGTTAACGAGGCTCCCCATCTGCAGAACTTTGTCGTAAAAAAAAGAAAAGGTATCGAAATCATCAAGGATACGTATCTTGCCACCAAATGCGACTATTTTATCGGCAACGGCTATTCCAACGTCTCTTTTTTCGTCAACCGGCTGAAGGATTGGCCGGACAGCCACATTAAGCTGTTCTACAGAACTTTGAAGCAGGATAGAATAAATACCCGCAAACGGGCAAGAGCCGAATTGGCCACCAAATATTATCGGGCCAAGCAGCGCCGGGCTCATTATCCAAGTCTGTACGGAGGTGATAACCAGCATGAGCATAAACCGATTTCTCCTGATTAAACCTTGGGGGTACAGCATTTGGGCAGATGTGGATCATGTGGTTGGCCAGCTGCTCATTGCAGAGATCACAGACCGGACCCCGATTGTGTACTGGGGCATGGACAGTCTGTATTCGGAGTCAGTGACGAAAAATTCGTTCGAGTTATTTTTCGAGCCAATCAATGAACATATGCCTCATGAAGCCGTCCGGTCCGATTATTCGTATTATCCGCCCATCTGGACCAGTCATACTGTTCTGATGGAGGACCCGGACAAATTGAAATGGGAGCTGCGGGATTTACAGGACATGATCGCTAGTGACGCCAACGTGCTTGTCAGCGATGTGTATTACCATATCGGCGCTATCGCACCCTGGATTCCCGAGCGGCACCCTTTATTCGGCAAAACACCACATCAGTTATACCGGTATCTGTTCGATAAATACATTAAAATCCAACCTAGCATCATTGACGAAGCCAAGCAGTTTGTCTATGCGAATCCGCAGTTCCGTGATGAGAAACCGATCTTGGGCGTTCATATCCGGGCCAACGGCCTCGTCAGTGAAATTGGGCAGATTTATAATATCAATGATTATTACCACCCCAATATATGGAGCTTTATGAGCAATTTCGAATGCCGTCATCTGTTTCTAATTACCGACCATTACAAGTTCGTCCGCCAATTCCAAAAAATTTATGATAAGTACGAAACATTAATTGTAAGTGACAGCAGAAAAGCCTTCTTCAGAGGCAGAGTCCATCCGAACCGGTCCAATTATCCCAACAAGCGTCATAAAGGAATTGAACTCATAAAAGATACCTCGGACATTATTAAAGACACGTATCTTGCCGTTCAATGCGACTATTTTATTGGCAATGGCTATTCCAGTTTGTCGAATACGGTTCTGCGGATGAAAGACTGGCCGGAGAAAAATATCAAGCTGCTGTATTAGGCGCGACGTGAATTAAAAAATATCTTACAGCGGCCGTTTACCGGTATTCAACCGGAAAGCGGTCGTTTTGTTCTGAAAAGCCCCTCTTGCATCTCGCAAGCTTTTCCTTTATTCTATTCATGAAAATAATTTTCTTTATTTGATGCATAATAACAAAAATAATTTCAATAATCGTATTGGAATATGAGGTGGCCTATGACTCCAATCCTGCATGCACTGGAGCACGAGAAGTCCAAGCTCTCCCAAATGGAGCGCAGGCTGGCGGAGCGGATTCTTGCCTCTCCCGGCGAGATTGTCCATATGGGCATCACAGAGCTGGCGGAGCAATGCGGCATCAGCGCCGCAACAATCACACGCTTTTGCAAAGTGTTTCACTTTAAAGGCTTCCCTGATTTCAAGGTGAAGCTGGCGGCCGAAATCGCCCACGGCGATGGAGCGCCTCAGGACGGCCGTTCCTCTTACCAGGATATTATGGCGGGTAATCCGCTTTCCGTCATCGTGGAAGCGATGCAGGCAAATCACCTTGCTTCCATCCGCGACACAACGTCGCTGCTGGACATCGGGCGGCTTGAACAGACGGTGGATTTGCTCTGCCGCGCCCGGCGGGTGGATCTGTACGGCATGGCCACCTCGTCCATTATCGCGCAGGATTTCTACCAGAAGCTGATCCGGATCGGTGTGAACTGCACCGCCTTTGCCGATTCGCACATGCAGATCACCTCGGCCTCCTCCCTTTCGGAAGGGGATGTAGCTTTTGCCATTTCGTATTCCGGGGAAACGCCTGAGACGATCGACGCTCTCATCTGCGCGAAGAACAGCGGCGCATCTACGATCTCGCTTACTTCATATGGCAGCAGCTCGCTTGCCTCGCTCAGCGGGATTTCACTTTTTTCCTCCTCCCTTGAAAAGGGAATGCGCAGAGGAGACATGGCTTCGCGGATCGCCCAGCTTCACGTTATTGATATTTTATTTACCGGGATGGTCAGCAGACGGTTCGGCGATTATATTCCAAAGCTGGAACAATCGTATCGGAATGTCCGGCAATTCCGTCACAAACGGGGAGGTACAGAATAGATGAATATTATGAAGATTCATAACGACGAAGACTTCGTGCAGACAGGGGCCAATCTGGTCGCCGGCCTGCTGCAGAGCAATCCGAAAGCTGTCCTCGGACTCGCCACCGGAAGTTCGCCCATCGGCGTCTACGAACGGCTGGTTAAGATGTACCGGGGTGGTCTTGTGAGCTTTGCAAAAGCATCGTCCTACAATCTTGACGAATACGTAGGACTTCCGGTAGATCACCCGGAAAGCTACCGCAGCTTCATGAACAAGCATCTGTTCAGTCAGGTTGACATCGACCTGTCCCGGACACATGTGCCAAACGGCAATGCCGGAGATCTGGCAGCTGAGTGCCTGGCCTATGATCAAATGCTGGAAAATGAAGGTCCTGTCGATTTGCAAATTCTCGGCATCGGAAGCAACGGGCATATCGGCTTTAACGAACCGGACGCCGGTCTGAACAGCGGAACGCATGTCGTTGATTTGCTGCCTGATACGAGGGAGGCCAATGCCCGCTTCTTCCCTTCGCTTGCGGATGTTCCCCGGCAAGCGATTACGATGGGCGTCGGCAGTATCCTGAAGGCGCGGCAAATTCTGCTGCTCGTGCGCGGCGCGGAAAAGGCCGAAGCGATCCGAAACGCAGTGCAAGGACCGATTACGACCCAGTGTCCTGCCTCTTTGCTTCAGATCCATCCGAATGTCGTCGTGCTGGTTGATGAAGGAGCGGGACAATGGCTGAAGTAAATCAGGAACCGGGACATTTACTGTATGGCATCGTGCTGACTCCCGAAGGAATAGTCAAATCCGGCGTCATCGCGGTGCAGGACGGCATAATTGTATATGCAGGAGCAGCGCGGTGGCTGCCAGAAGCCTTCTCCGGTTGGCCGGAAAGCGAACGCGTGCTGGACGGCCTGCTCATTCCGGGCTTTGTCGATGTGCATGTTCACGGCGGCGCGGGCCATGATTTCATGTATGCCGACGCCCAGGGCGTTTCGGAGGCTGCCGCCTTCCATGCTTCGAACGGAACGACGACGATGCTGGCAACGACGATGACAGCATCCAAGGAAGCGATTGACCGCGTACTCGCCGTCGTCGACGCCTACCGCTCCGAAGATATGCCATATGCGCAGGTGGCGGGAGTCCATCTGGAAGGGCCGTTCATTAGCCCGAAATGGCCGGGCGCGCAGAACCCTGAGCATATTGTTCCTCCAAACGTCGAATGGCTGGAGGAATGGGAGCGCAGCTACCCCGGTCTGATCCGGCAGGTTACCCTGGCCCCTGAGCGGGAAGGTGCGGAAGCCACGATTACCTGGCTGCGCAGACGCGGGATTACGGCCGCCCTCGGCCATACCGACGCCGCTTACGAGCAGGTTATCGCCGCGGCGGACGCGGGTCTTAATCAGGCGGTGCATACGTTTAACCAGATGACTCCGCTGCATCACCGCAAGCCCGGAACGGCAGGCGCGGTCCTGTCCGACGAACGGATACGCGCGGAGGTTATCGCGGACGGCATTCACGTTCATCCAGCGGCTATCTCCATTTTGGCGCGGCTTAAAGGGCCGGAAGGTCTGATTCTGATTACCGACGCGATGTCGGCTGCCGGCCTCAGCGACGGGGAGTATGCCATCGGGGACCTGCCGGTTAAAGTTCAGGATGGTGTCGCCCGTCTTCGGGACAATCCTGATGCTCTTGCCGGAAGCACGCTTACCATGATCAAGGGCTTCCGCTATCTTATACAAGAGGCCGGCCTGACTCTTGAGGATGCGTCACGGGCAGCGAGTCTGAACCCGGCCATATCGCTTGGCATGGAGCGCAGCATCGGCACGCTGGAAGCCGGCAAGCGGGCGGATATTCTGCTGCTGGACGGCGCTCTTAACCTGCGCGGCGTATGGATTGGCGGACGCCTTCAGCAGTTCTAGTTTATTATGTATACGGCATTAACGCAGAAGTTCATTCCCAAAGGAAGAATCTCTGCGTACTGCCGTTTCGCACTTTATAGGGATAAGCTGCTTATCTGTTCATTCCGTCCCCACTGGGTGTCGGAAAGATGCGTTCTACCATCGTGCGGAATTCATTGACAAAGCCTTTCAGCGGATGACCGCTTTGCGCCTGAACGGCATAGCTGTTGACACGCTGAACGAAATCGGGATTGGCCGAGACGTACACCCGGTCGATACCCGATTCATTTTTTTTGACGACATCAGCGATCTTGGCCTTCACTTCTTTGGAAAGCATATCTTGAACGCTGGTCGCCGCGGTTCCCGTGGTCACCCCTTTGTTTGTGAAAAGCCCTCCGCGGACGGACGGAGCGGGTATCGCTGTGCCTGTTCCCGTTACACCTGTTCCCGTCAAGCTTCGGTTATTATTGGCAACAGCTCCCGGCATGCTGGTTCCCCGTGTCGGGTAATGGGTACCGACTCCGGTTCCGTAACCGGTACCGTATCCTGTTCCGTATCCAGTGCTGCCCGGCATCATGTTCGCACCCAAACCATCGACGCCTTTTGCGCGCATTCCGCCCGTCATATTATTGTCCAGCGTTACAGCTACATAAGCGCTTCGGCCAGCGGTAAGCACATTGGCAGTGCGCACCTCCTTCATAGCGGCCACGCGGTCGGCAAGCTTCTGATTCATATCCAGCCTGTCGATCATATGTCCTCCACGCGCCGAATTGACATTCAGGCGGCCATCCTGTCCATGCCGCATACCATCATTCATACGGCCATCATTCATACGGCCATCCTGTACGTTCTTCACGCCATAATTCCCAGCCGCCCCCTGGTTGGTTCCGCAGCCCGCGATTCCGACCATCCCCAACAGCAGGGCGGCGGAGACGGACAAGCCGATTCTTGATCGCAACATGCATTCACCCTCCACTCTGTTATGATTGCTGTGTAACAATCGTTAGGATGGCTCCCCTGAGGGCGGGCTATGCTGAAAGGATTTGGCATGCTGCAGCTCTATTATCCTCCCAAAGACGTGATGAGACTGCGCAGCGGCGGGCTGTATCGCTCTTTTAACGCCGACACTTCAGCCATAATCCGGTCATAATGCCTGATCGTGCCCATGCCTTCATGACGCCGGTACCCGGTTAAGGATTGGTTCAGCATCACCGGAGGATATCCGTTCAGAACCGCCCGGAACCATAAATCATAATCATGAGTAAAAGGAAGCGATTCATCGAACAAGCCGATGGCGCCGAACAGTTCCTTTTTGATCATGACCGTACAGCCGTTTACAGGATTGCCTTGCAGAAAGCAGCGCAGGAAATCAAGCTTGTTATCAAAAACCGCTCCGGCATTAAGCTGAACAAGCTGGGATGCGGCATTGATATAATTGAAGTTGGTGTAGGAAATCAGCAGTCCGTTCTGTTCCATGAACAGCGCCTGGTTTCTAATTTTATCGTGGTAAAAGATATCGTCGGAGCTGAGCCAGGCGACATAGTCGCCAGCGGCATGGAGAATACCGTGATTCAGTGCGGACGCGGTACCTCCATTGGCTTTGCCCAAATAATGAACATGCAGATGGGCAAGGAACGGAGCAATTCTGTCACTGTACTGGGTGGAGCCGTCATCGATGACAATGATCTCATAAGGAGTCAGGGATTGTAACAGCGCACTCTGTAGCGCCTGCTCAATATACGGACAATTATAAAAAGGAATAATGACCGACACTTTCGGATTCATGGCGATGCTCCTTTCCGGTTGCTGCTGCGGTAATATTCCAGAATTCCGGCAAGCGAACGCTCCAGCGGCACTTCGGGAAGCCAGTTTAAGGCGGAAGCATGCACAGTAAAAGAGCTTGCCTCTGCTTGATTTTGCGGTGCCCCCCGATCCGGGGCGTTCACTGGTTTCTGCGGGGCGTCCGAAATGGGGGCATTTACCGGCTCTTGGCCGGACTCTGTTCCCCATTCCATTGGCACATTCGCCCGGGTCAGGCTCAGCATCCCCCCCGCAACCTCACCCAGGCTGCGGGGTTTCCCCGAATCGACCCGATATACAGTACCAGGCTCCCCCTCCTTCAAGATGCAATCGTACGCCCTTACAGCATCCCGCACATCAAGAAAATCCCGCTGCGCAAGCCGGGAAGACAGCTGAAACGGCGGCTGGACAATCCCCTGTTCGCTGCGGGAGATATGTCCGGCCAGCAGCGAGCAGAAGCCGGTGGAAGGTCCGGGGCCAATCAAGTTGCAGCACTCCGCCATCAGCACCTGCTGCC
This region of Paenibacillus sp. URB8-2 genomic DNA includes:
- a CDS encoding O-fucosyltransferase family protein: MNRVRFMLIRGYSHSIWMDIRQLLEQLLVAELSGRIPVVHWGSNSFYNGKVYTNAIDMYFEPLSNYVIEDLMKPGYSFFPSVWQYDNLLMPDPGQVSLTERSIGEMLESDADVVVCDTYPNKLSALSFIGEDHPLYGMDTMHAYRFLMRKYLKLKPDLTNKIMKFFYTNSLHEGPILAVHVRENFSINAFEKNSLNERYHGNVYKMKKQPEQNTNDAIKLHQIYRIHKVNKLKTSNKVYHKEIQYMVGKFNIKKIFLLTDCTEILDEYRERYGSMLVYTDALRHSSNDVEIPYLETHMHRRQNGIDAILDAYIAANCSFFIGNGYSNMSQAVTYLKDWADTNIKLMYWVPENSGLANYAVTDSIVYPDNKFVGKFKQIAYSTSRTWKRLKDR
- a CDS encoding glycosyltransferase produces the protein MNPKVSVIIPFYNCPYIEQALQSALLQSLTPYEIIVIDDGSTQYSDRIAPFLAHLHVHYLGKANGGTASALNHGILHAAGDYVAWLSSDDIFYHDKIRNQALFMEQNGLLISYTNFNYINAASQLVQLNAGAVFDNKLDFLRCFLQGNPVNGCTVMIKKELFGAIGLFDESLPFTHDYDLWFRAVLNGYPPVMLNQSLTGYRRHEGMGTIRHYDRIMAEVSALKERYSPPLRSLITSLGG
- a CDS encoding O-fucosyltransferase family protein; the encoded protein is MHQQKFLLIKTWGWGFWSDMDHLTGQLLVAELTKRIPVVYWGPHSLYSEYIDTNAFELYYEPVSSYTIDDVLQPEHTFFPPIWNASNALVEDLDKTARLHRGIGELMASKADVAVSDVHFFSKPLLRYIPKSHWAYGMTGVQIYRQLIRKYLRLKPDIEAEINEFYNAHLKDHHPILGVHIRASDKVREVENLQQLNKKYDGEIRKVLKEGNIGKLFLITDCDDAIDDFNKRYGSIVVYTDCVRAPRNSVNEAPHLQNFVVKKRKGIEIIKDTYLATKCDYFIGNGYSNVSFFVNRLKDWPDSHIKLFYRTLKQDRINTRKRARAELATKYYRAKQRRAHYPSLYGGDNQHEHKPISPD
- a CDS encoding NAD-dependent epimerase/dehydratase family protein, whose protein sequence is MTGRKLLITGAAGFTGRHAVAYFAAEGAEVTAVLRKAIPDEDRERLFPENVRIYICDLNDGEAVKKMIEDIVPGEVLHLAGKNSVPESWQSPVQYMETNVMAAVYLLDALRSRTEVRLLVAGSRLKFNPGAGERAAHPYSLSKTLEELMSLSWATLFGQQVLMAECCNLIGPGPSTGFCSLLAGHISRSEQGIVQPPFQLSSRLAQRDFLDVRDAVRAYDCILKEGEPGTVYRVDSGKPRSLGEVAGGMLSLTRANVPMEWGTESGQEPVNAPISDAPQKPVNAPDRGAPQNQAEASSFTVHASALNWLPEVPLERSLAGILEYYRSSNRKGASP
- a CDS encoding mannose-1-phosphate guanylyltransferase, with the protein product MDKYAVIMAGGAGLRLWPLSREHKPKQFISVEGTSSMLKQTLERITELITPDKCYVITNKNYAEITREVLKDIIPLQNIILEPLRKNTGACISYAALLLERRFHDSPVCFIPADSYVNNKHEYLKAIHQAYRESFNSSALTVIGVNPTYPATGYGYIKIDPSEDTDPRPQVSHVQQFKEKPDTATARTYVESGHYLWNSGMVAGNLQAFKSGIQQHMPEHFNILSAALDQIDSPGFDSVIEQAFSQLPDISFDNGVLENSSSLTAIKGYFDWDDIGSLDALGKLMGHDSSGNSVSGSYVGMDTQDSIIFSNDILVTSIGLSNMMIIKTQDVLLVCPKERAQDVKAFVQLLKRTGYGERT
- a CDS encoding YhcN/YlaJ family sporulation lipoprotein, with protein sequence MLRSRIGLSVSAALLLGMVGIAGCGTNQGAAGNYGVKNVQDGRMNDGRMNDGMRHGQDGRLNVNSARGGHMIDRLDMNQKLADRVAAMKEVRTANVLTAGRSAYVAVTLDNNMTGGMRAKGVDGLGANMMPGSTGYGTGYGTGYGTGVGTHYPTRGTSMPGAVANNNRSLTGTGVTGTGTAIPAPSVRGGLFTNKGVTTGTAATSVQDMLSKEVKAKIADVVKKNESGIDRVYVSANPDFVQRVNSYAVQAQSGHPLKGFVNEFRTMVERIFPTPSGDGMNR
- a CDS encoding GDP-L-fucose synthase family protein; translation: MEKNSLIYVAGHKGLVGSALVRNLLGKGYKNIIGKTQQELDLTNQAAVERFFEESNIDYVFLAAAKVGGIGANNTFPADYIMENELIQCNIIRSSFKNGVKKLIFLGSSCIYPKLCPQPIKEEYLLTGPLEPTNEAYALAKISGLKMCQYYNRQYGTNYISVMPTNLYGPNDNFDINNSHVIPAMIAKIDAAKTLNQPSVTLWGTGKPRREFLYVDDMADACVFLMEHYDGTEYLNVGTGEDLSIRELAEMVKTVVGYNGELLFDAGKPDGTPRKLLDVSKLEKLGWKAKTGLKEGLDTAYRYYLDHVK
- a CDS encoding MurR/RpiR family transcriptional regulator — encoded protein: MTPILHALEHEKSKLSQMERRLAERILASPGEIVHMGITELAEQCGISAATITRFCKVFHFKGFPDFKVKLAAEIAHGDGAPQDGRSSYQDIMAGNPLSVIVEAMQANHLASIRDTTSLLDIGRLEQTVDLLCRARRVDLYGMATSSIIAQDFYQKLIRIGVNCTAFADSHMQITSASSLSEGDVAFAISYSGETPETIDALICAKNSGASTISLTSYGSSSLASLSGISLFSSSLEKGMRRGDMASRIAQLHVIDILFTGMVSRRFGDYIPKLEQSYRNVRQFRHKRGGTE
- the nagB gene encoding glucosamine-6-phosphate deaminase, producing MNIMKIHNDEDFVQTGANLVAGLLQSNPKAVLGLATGSSPIGVYERLVKMYRGGLVSFAKASSYNLDEYVGLPVDHPESYRSFMNKHLFSQVDIDLSRTHVPNGNAGDLAAECLAYDQMLENEGPVDLQILGIGSNGHIGFNEPDAGLNSGTHVVDLLPDTREANARFFPSLADVPRQAITMGVGSILKARQILLLVRGAEKAEAIRNAVQGPITTQCPASLLQIHPNVVVLVDEGAGQWLK
- the nagA gene encoding N-acetylglucosamine-6-phosphate deacetylase, which translates into the protein MAEVNQEPGHLLYGIVLTPEGIVKSGVIAVQDGIIVYAGAARWLPEAFSGWPESERVLDGLLIPGFVDVHVHGGAGHDFMYADAQGVSEAAAFHASNGTTTMLATTMTASKEAIDRVLAVVDAYRSEDMPYAQVAGVHLEGPFISPKWPGAQNPEHIVPPNVEWLEEWERSYPGLIRQVTLAPEREGAEATITWLRRRGITAALGHTDAAYEQVIAAADAGLNQAVHTFNQMTPLHHRKPGTAGAVLSDERIRAEVIADGIHVHPAAISILARLKGPEGLILITDAMSAAGLSDGEYAIGDLPVKVQDGVARLRDNPDALAGSTLTMIKGFRYLIQEAGLTLEDASRAASLNPAISLGMERSIGTLEAGKRADILLLDGALNLRGVWIGGRLQQF